CGAATGTTTGTCCGCCGCCTCGTGTTTTTGTTGATCATTGGTTTGCTCCATTTAGTGTTTCTATGGTCGGGAGATATCTTACATACATACGCGCTTGCCGGCTTTTTGCTTCTGCTTTTTGTCCATCGTCAGCCAAAAACAATTATGGTTTGGCTTGTTTCATTACTAGGAGCTGCCTCGATGATCATGTTGTTTTTGACGAGTGTAAGCGGTGTAGGTTTACAACTGAAAATGGAAAGTGGAATGGGGTCTTTCGCTGGATTTGAGAACAGCGTAGAGTCGGGAGAGGCGGTCATGGCCAACGGAACGTACGGCGACATTTTGCAGTACCGATTTTTTAATGAAGTCATTCCCGTTCTCATGCAATCAATATTTATCGCGATCGCTGTGTTGCCACTCTTTCTCATAGGACTATATATGGGGAAAAGAGGAATGTTTCATGATGTTGAAGGTAATGTAAAAAAATGGAAAAGTCTTTGTATACACAGTTTTTGGAGCGGGGGGTTGTTGACGGCACTCATGACCTCCTTACATTATGATGTACTTCCGCTCCCGTCCTTTGTGACCTACGGAATGGCAGAGGGCTTGAACTTTGCCGCCGGACCATTGCTCATGCTTTTTTACGTATCCGGACTCGTGCTTATAATAAGGTCAAAGGGCTGGCAAAGGTTATTGATGCCGTTTGCGGCGGTAGGAAGAATGGCATTGACCAACTATTTAATGCAAACGATCATCGCCATCTTTATTTTTTATGGATTTGGATTAGGGTTGTTTGGGCAAATATCGAGCGGAGTTGGGTTGATGGTTGCTGTTATCATCTTTACGGCACAACTTATTGTCAGCAACCTTTACTTGCAGACATTCAAACAAGGACCGATGGAAGCGCTGTGGCGAAAATGGACGTACGGCTAGAGGGGAGAAATAGAAGTCGGGGCGCTAGGCCCCGATATTTTCGTTAACTAGTTTTTTTGCGTTTACGGACCGGATCGAAGCTCAGATGAAACTCAGGTGAACTATGATGGCCGTGGAATTTACGACGTGCCGCTTTCAATTCGGCCTCGAGCGCGGCAAATATTTTGTCCAAATGTTCATCAGTATAATCATAATTGTTCTTATTGGATAAATTACCGATGAGGCGGATTTTTTTAACCGTTTCCTCTGTTCGTCGTTTTGCAATTCTCTCAAATTTGCTTAGCTTGTCTTCCATTATTCTAGCTCCTTTCAACTCTTTTCATTCATTCTATAAAATCCGTCAGTAGAAAAAAATTAAAATTTGTAATAAACAATAGGAAATTTTAGTGCTTTTTTGTCGAATACTGAGTGGGCGGGAAACCAAAAAGCGTGAGGGTACTGGTAACTGCCTAATTTATTATAGCGAATATTGCGATGGATTTTTGATAGAATTAAATAGATCCATGATTTACATTGCCTTTTTCTATACTGGTGTTTCGTTCATATAAGGAGGCGGCCGAGGATAAGTGCCTCCGTTGCACGCGTCCGGACCTTCCCCAGCAATTAAACAAAGACGGCGGCGGGTGCGCCGCTGCCGTCTTTGCCTTCACAAATAATCGGAAATATGTTGAAGGTTTGCTCGTGTGGAGATGTCTTCAGATAGCAATGGAAGGAAAATTTTCTTCTGTTTTTTAAATTGCCCGTGAATCGTTTCGATATATTGCTGCTCTTGCTCTTTTCTTTTTTGGAAAAAAGGAGAGGCATCGGCTTCGTCGGGCAGACATTTATTGACGATTAACGTATTCACGTTCATTTTCGCTTGAGCGAGCTGTTCGACGGCCCGTGATGTTTCTTCAATTGGAAGCCGTTCAGGTGTGAGCACATAGACGAACCCGGTTTTTCTTTTGTCTAACAGCCATTTCCTCGCTTCCACAAATTTTTGCTTCCGCTTCATCAACGTTTGATAGATCGGGTCTTCCACAGGCTCGCCATCGTTTAACAATTGACTATAGTTCTCATTCACCGTACGTCTCCGTTTTAACATGCCATCGATCCATGCTTCCATCATCTCCGGCAAAGAAAGCAACCGCAAGGTGTGCCCGGTGGGTGCTGTATCAAAAACGATGAGGTCAAAGTGCTCGGTTTGTTCGAGGATAATGTTCACAAGTGCATCGAAAAGGGCGGACTCATCGGCCCCCGGCGTGTTGGCGGCCATATCGATTTGCCTGTGTACTTCACTTACCCGGTGGGCATGAACGAGGCCTTGTAAATTCTCTTTGACTCCCGCGATATAGCGTTTCGACTCTTCTTCTGCGTCAATTTCCAATCCATATAGATTGGTTTGCAACTGGGAGATCGTGTTTCCAATTCGCATGTCAAACAAGTCTTCAAGATTGTGAGCGGGATCGGTGGAAATGAGTAGCACTTTTTTTCCGTTTTGTGCGGCGGAAAGGGCGAAGGCAGCGGAGCAGGTTGATTTTCCTACTCCGCCTTTTCCGCCAAAAAACAAAATGGAGTGGTGATGCATACCAGAACCTCCTCTCTTTTTAAAGGGATGTGCTCGGTGCACATCGCGATGATTAATCATTATCTAACCGTTGGGATTTCCCCTGTTTAAACAACAAGTAAGCTTCCAAGCAAATCCATACGGCAAACGCGAGGATTATGGAACCGAGCACAAAGAGAAGTGCATCACCGTTTTCAGCGAATATCCACCACTCCGTGCTAAGCTGTTGGAGCATGGCTAGAATCGTCATTATGAGCAGAAATACCATCGGTATCAATGTAACGAGATAGTTCCTTCCCTGGCGGCTCAACCAAATGGTGATGAGCATTAACGTAATCCCGGCGAGCAACTGGTTGGACGTACCGAAGAGCGGCCATAAAATGTAACCACCGGCCCCCAATCCACGATCATCTTGCGGAAGAAGGACAAGCGCCATACTCGCACCGACGGCGATGGATGTGGCTACGTGCTTTTTTGTGAGCGCTAACGCATTGTATTCGCGCCCGATTTCGGAAATGATATAGCGCATTAAACGAACGGCAGTATCGAGCGTTGTAGCGGCAAAGCTGATTACAACGACCGCGACAATCGTTTGCGCGACGGATTCGGGTATGAGTAAACCGGAGGCCAGTTGTGCGGCGCCCTCGATAAAATTACCAAGCCCTTCCGCGTTTGCTACATCAAAGGTAGGGTAAGCCGTTAAGAAATCATCGCTCGTCGAGAAGAAGGTGACAACGGCAATAATGGAGATAAGCGCCAGAACACCTTCACCAATGGCCCCTCCATACCCAACGGTACGGGCGTCGGTTTCTTTATTCAATTGTTTGGATGTTGTGCCCGAGGAGACGAGGGAGTGGAAACCTGATACCGCTCCGCAGGCGATGGTAATAAAGAGAAGCGGGAACCAGGAGACATCGTCCGTCGAGCGTGTCGTCGGAGCTGTCACTTCGGGATTTGTCACTAATAAACCGAGATAAAGAACGGCTAACCCGACTAAGAGCTGGTGCGCGTTTATGTAATCCCGGGGTTGGAGCAATTTCCATACTGGAAGCGTGGACGCAATGTAAACATACGTCATAAGAATAATAATCCAGATTAGAAATGACATGGAAACCGCGTCCAGTCCGAAAACGACCGTTGAGCCTTCACCGCCGAAATACTGAACAAGATCGATTTGCAAAGCCGGAACATAGCTGGCCAAAACAGCCGTTCCGTACATGACGATCAAGGCGATAATGGAAGGGAGAAGTAATCCTTTTCCACGCTTGAGGAAATAAACCCCAATCAGAACAGCAAGTGGAATTTGAATAAAGATGGAAAGAACGCTAGCCGGATAGCTGACAAACAAGTCGGAAATTACCCAGGCGAAAACGGCCGCTACCATAAGCACAAGAATAAGAATAATAAATAAAAAAAGCAGTTTTGCCCGCCGGCCGATTAAGCGATCAGCCAAGGTGCCAATCGATTGTCCCTTGTTTCGTACGGACAGAACGAGGGAGCCAAAATCATGGACCCCGGCAGCGAAAACGGTTCCGAGGATCACCCAAAGAAAAGCAGGCAGCCAGCCCCAATAAACCGCAATAGCCGGTCCCAGAATTGGGGCTGCGCCTGCGATGGACGTAAATTGATGAGCCCAGAGAACGCTTTTTTTCGTAGGCACAAAATCAACACCGTCATTAAATTGGTGTGCAGGTGTTTGAAAATTCGGATCCAAACGGTAAATGCGTTTGGCGATAAACTTAGAATAATAGAAATAGCCAAAAGCTAGCATCGCCATGCCGATGACGGCGAGCAAGATCCCTGACATAAAATGTCCACATCCTTTCCAGTGTATTATGATGAAAACGATTCAACATTCATTATAGGTTTATGAAAGGTATTATGTAAATGAAAAAAGAAGCAAGCTTCCACTTGCTTCTGCCGGTTCTACCAAATAAGTTTATCAGCAACAACGAATGCCATCGATCGGAGACTTTTCCATGCCCATTCGCAAATGCCAATCATGAAATTCTTCAACCATTTCCGGATATAATTCCAACGTATAATAGGAAACAGGGTTCGGAATACCTAGCATTTCAGAAAAAGATAGCAAGTAAAAAATATCATCTTCATCCCGAAGCTCCCGTTTGATTTCAGAACGGTGCGGGAGTCGAAGCACTTCATCATAAAACGCCAGGGCACGTGATAGTTGATCTTTAAACCCCAAATCGCGACCCTCCAATTCACTGTTTTACCTATTATATTATAGCAGATGGGAGGATTGTTTAAACAAAGATGCCCGTAGGAATCCGATATGACATCATACGGGGAAGAAAAACGGCCAGTGGTGTCATGATAAGCTCATGACACCATCTGATGGATTTGAAAGGACCCACCGAAAGGGGTAAAAATCCAATCCGAGGTCTCGTGGAAGGGCCAGGAAACATACGGAGAGAAAATTCATCCATATGCGTTACCGATCATCATCTTCAAGCGCTTTCGTTTTGTCATTTTTAAACAGCAGGTAGGCTTCAAGGCATATCCATACGGCAAAGATGAGGATAATCGCACCGAGCGTGAATAGCAGAAAATTCGAATCGCTACCGTACCAGGCCCATTCAAACCATACTTGAGAGAACATGGCCAATAAAGTCATTGCGAGCAAGAAGACCATAGGAATGAATGTGACTAGGAAATTTCGTCCTTGTCGGCGCAGCCAAATGGTAATGAGTAATAACGCGATGCCGGCAAGCAATTGATTCGAGGTACCGAACAACGGCCAGAGCAGATAGCCTCCGGCGCCAAAGCCTCTTTCATCTCCGGGCATGAGGACAAGTGTCATGCTGGAGCCGACGGCGATGGCGGTAGCGACATGCTTTTTCGTTAAGGCATATGCTTTATACTCGGTGGCAATCTCCGAAATGATATAGCGCATTAATCGAACGGCGGTATCGAGCGTTGTGGCAGCAAAACTGATGACGACGACAGCCACAATCGTTTGTGCAATTGCTTCCGGAATGAACAATCCGGTGGCGAGTTGGGCCGCGCCTTCAATAAAGTTGTTTAACCCGATCTCATTGGCGGTGGTGAAACTGGAATAGGTGCTCAAAAATTCCTCTTGAGTGGAAAATAACGTCACCACGGCGACAATGGAAATAATCGCCAAGATTCCTTCTCCGATCGAGCCGCCGTAACCGACCAGACGAGCATCGGATTCCTTGTTTAACTGTTTAGACGTTGTTCCTGAAGATACGAGCGAATGAAATCCTGATATAGCCCCGCACGCAATCGTAATAAACAACAGCGGGAACCAGGAAACGTCATCCACAGAACGTGTAACCGGCGCTGTTACTTCCGGATTCGTCACTAATAACCCGAGATATAAAATACCCAACCCGATGATGAGCTGATGGGCATTGATGTAGTCTCGCGGTTGCAAGAGTTTCCAGACAGGCAACGTCGACGCAATATAGACATAAGCCATTAAAATGACGATCCAGATTAAAAATGCTATTGATACGGCATCGATTCCGAAAGCGACGGTTGCATTCTCACCGCCGAAATAACTCACCAAGTCAATTTGTAAAGCGGGAATGCCGCTTGCCAGCGCGGCTGTTCCATACATGACGATCAAGGCAAGGAGGGAAGGGAAAAGCAATCCTTTCCCACGCCTGAGAAAATAAATACCAATAATGACCGCGAGCGGAATTTGAATAAAGATGGACAATACACTGGCCGGAAACGTGACGAACAAGTTGGCAATGACCCACGCGAACACGGCGTTGACCATTAAGACAAGAATAAGAATGATAAAGAGAAACAGCATCTTCGCGCGCCTGCCGATTAAACGTTCGGCAAGCGTACCGATGGATCGTCCCTTATTTCGCACAGATAAAACAAGCGCCCCGAAATCATGGACCCCGGCGGCGAAGACCGTTCCGAGCACCACCCATATAAACGCTGGAAGCCAGCCCCAATAAACAGCGATGGCCGGTCCTAATATCGGCGCTGCACCTGCAATGGAGGTGAAATGATGGGCCCAAACGATGCTTTTTTTCGTTGGTACGAAATCAATACCATCGTTAAACTGGTGGGCGGGCGTACGAAAATTCGGATCAAGTCGATAAATGTGTTTGGCAATAAATTTGGAATAGTAAAGGTACCCGAGTGCAAAGATGATGATTCCAATGACAGCTATTCCAATCCCCGGCATAAGACTTTCACTCCTTTTTTTGAATATATTGAAATCAATTTATAATAGAATGATATGGACAATCGCCGGGAAAAATGCCCGAAAAAAAGAAAGGGAGATGTACGGCTTTTATCTGTTTTAGGCGAAAAGAGCCTCGCTTCCTATGAAGGGGGGAAGCGTGGGAAAATCGTTACCAAAACATGTTTCGTTACGACGAACATTCGTAACGAAGCGTTGCGTTTTAACTGCCGGAACTTCGGGGATCGCCTAATCAAAACTTTCCGGTTGCGAAGGTGGTCGTGAGCATCTCCGTTTTCAAATGTCGTTAGAATGAAGGTGGAGTTGTTTGAAAGGTTGAAAAAATTCGGTAATCATTTGTATTACCTGGTTGCAATAGGGACATAAACGTGTTACCTTATTATTGTGTAAGTGATGAACGGACTGTGAATCACAGGCCTCTGCTCGATCAATGGATCCAACAGGGTTTATCGTATAATCACTTCAGAATTTTAGGTTAAGGAGGCCTTTGTACGAAATGAAAGGCACAGTAAAATGGTTTAATGCAGAAAAAGGGTTTGGATTTATCGAACGGGAGGACGGAGATGACGTATTCGTTCACTTTTCCGCGATCCAAGCCGAAGGGTTCAAAACGTTGGACGATGGCGAGACAGTAGAATTTGAAATTGTTGAAGGAGATCGTGGCCCGCAAGCGGCTAACGTTATACGTCAATAGAGCATCATAGAGGAGGGCGATTCCGTGTATACATCAATCACGGAATCGCTTTTTTTACACCATCAGAACGTATGGACAATAGGATAAGGAACGTCTTTCTAAAGCCTCTGTTTCCAGTCCCTGTTCTTGCTACGGGAAAGGAGATATTATGTTTAAAATAACGTTGGGCGAGAATCTTTTTTTGCATCTTATTGAGATGCAACATGCACAGGAATTACATTCAGTGGTTGACGCGTCCCGCGGACATCTCAGGCGATGGTTGCCATGGGTCGATGCAATGAAAACCGTTGCAGATTTTCAACCTGTCATTCACGCGTGGCTGCAACAATACGCAGATGGCAGAGGCTTTCAGGCGGGGATCAAGAAAGACGGTGTTCTTGTGGGGGTTATCGGTTTACATGACATCGATTGGATGAATAGAAGGACATCATTGGGTTACTGGCTTACCGAGGCATATACGGGACGAGGGATTATGACAAAAGCTACCCAAGCGGTATTGGCGATCGTGTTTAATGATTATCAATTAAACCGTGTGCAAATCCAATGTGGAGTGACCAATTATGAAAGCCAGGCGATCCCAAAAAGGCTCGGCTTTCTTTTTGAAGGGGTCGTTCGTGATGGGGAATGGCTGTATGACCACTATCATGACCTTGTGCAATACAGTTTATTGCGGGAAGAATGGCTGCGTTATATTTCCAGCGGTGGGAGGTAAGGAGTAAGAAAGTGAAACATAACCGTTTGTAAACAGCTAGAGGTGAGTGCATGGAATTAATACCATCATACCGACGAAAAAAAAAGACCGATCATTTTTTTGTTAGCATCTTTTTTACCATTGCTTTTTTTGCCTATATGTATTTTTTTATTTATCTCCCTTTTACAATCGTAATTCCGGCGCTTGGCTTGGTCTTGATCATCTGGTCTATGGTCGAAGGGCGTGGGAATCGGACTGTTGTCGAGCGAATGCTTCCCTTTTACCGGGAGTTATTGGATATCGAACGAAGCCTGGCTCCGAAGACGTTTGCATCCTATCGCTTGAGTTTCCGAATCAGTTTACGGGTTGTCGGTGTGATCCTCCTCTTGGTTGGAGTCTTCGAGTATTTTGCTATCATCGAGGCCGAACCGGATGTTTTTCCGTTCATGGCTTTATTTGCGATCGCGTTAATCGTAGTAAATGTGAACGTGTATACTCGGCATAAAAGAATGGAAGCGGGCGATGAGGATAAAATCAGAGGTCCATAAAAGAAAGCAATCATGAAATATTCTTAAAAATATAAGCATAGATTCAGAAAATGATCGTAGAATAAGATATAGCCATGTAATCTATTATAACGAGATTGTAGGATATGTCATGCTTCGAAAACATAAATTTCAATCTAAGGTAAATTTGAACCAAATTTTATATATGATATGATAAAAAAAAGCTACAGCTTATAGATGAAAGCTGTAGTTCATATCAGAGATTTTTCTATTATTTTACCAAAATTACTAAGAGGGGGATAATTAACAGATGAAAAAAATGGGGCTTATCTTTGCATTGACAGGGGTCGGCGCGCTCATGGCAGCGTGTGGCGGCGGGGAAACGACCGTCGCGGATCTTGAGGAAAATGGCATCGTACAAGTGGGGGTCGCTAATGAAGAACCTTACGGTTATCTTGATGGGGAAACAGCTACCGGTGCCAGTACGGAAATAGCAAGAGCTGTGTTTCAAAACATGGGTGTTGAGGACGTAGAAGCAACGGTGACGGAATTCGGGAACCTCATTCCAAGCTTGAATGCCGGCAACTATGACGTTGTCACCGCAGGAATGGATGTGCAACCGGAACGTTGTGAAAATGGAAGCTTCGGGGACGTTGAATACAGCTATGGCGAAGGCATGGCCGTTCAGAGCGGCAATCCGATGGATTTACACAGCTATGAAGATATTGTAGAGCAAGACGCGACGGTCTCGGTCATGTCCGGCGCTAATCAGCTTGACATGTTCGAAGCCCTTGGCATCGACGAAGATAATATCCAGTATTCCGATGATATCCCGGGGAACATTGCCGCTCTTGAAGCCGGTGACGTTGACGCGACGGTGATGACGGGCGCGACAATGAACGCTGCGATGGACAACGCGGATACAGACGCAATTGAGCAGCCGGAAAATTTTACAGATCCGGTTATTGACGGAGAAGAGCAAGTTGCTTATGGTGCCGCCGTATTTCGCGATGACGATGAGGAATTGCGTGAAGCCTATAACGAGAGCCTTCAGGAACTAAAAGATTCCGGCGAAATCGCCGAGATTATCGCAGAGTTCGATTTTGATGAAGAAAATGTTGTCACAGACGAGGTGACAACCGAAGAACTGTGTGAAGGCTAAAAGGCAAAGATAAAAGAAGCACGGTGTCAACAATAGCCCACCGTGCTTCTTTCCATTAAGCGAACGTCAGCTCTTGGGAGAGGTGCTTGTGTTTACCAATATTGGGGAATTTTTACCTTTCATATTACAGGGATTGTCTACGACCGTACAAGCATTTTTGTTCGGTGCTGTATTGGCTTATTCGATCGCGATTGTGGCCGGCTTGGCAAGAACGTCTAAACTCGTGGTTGTGCGCGTCGTCGCCACCATCTTTGTTGAGTTGTTTCGCGGAACCTCGTTGCTTGTACAGATGTTTTTCTTTGCATTTGTCTTACCGTCGTTGGCACCGTTTACGGTTTCCACATTTTTGGCCGGCGGGCTGGCGCTCGGATTTAACTACGGTGCCTATGCGTCAGAAGTCGTCCGCGGCGCTGTTTTATCTGTACCGGAAGGGCAAAAAGAGGCGGCGATTTCCCTCAACATGTCCAAAATTCAGCGCATGCGCCTGATTATATTGCCGCAAGCATTTCGTATCATGTTACCTGGGATCGGGAATAATTCTATTGAATTATTAAAAGGAACCTCGCTCGTTTATTTTATTTCGCTTGCCGATATGACTTACCGGGCGGATATTCTCCGAGGCGCAAATACGGCGCTGAGCGATCAAATCGAGATTTACACGTATTTGTTGCTCACTTATTTTGTGATCGCCCTCCCCCTCGTCCTGTTGACGAGATGGTTGGAGAAACAGGCATCTAAAGGGGTGAGTACGGCATGACTTGGGATTGGGAATTTGCATTTGAGGTGTTTCCGGAGATTATAAGTGCGATTGGTATAACGATTGGGGCGACGGTCGCTGCCTATCTTATTTCATTGACCCTTGGGCTTGTGCTCACGTTGCTTCGAAGATCAAGTTTCAAACCGTTGTCACTGTTGGTCGCAGGTATCGTTGAATTTATCAGAATGACACCGCCTCTTGTGCAGCTATTCTTTGTATATTTTGCTTTTGATATGACTCCGTTTGTAACAGGGGCGATTGTGCTTGGCGTTCATTATGCCACCTATGTATCGGAAGTTTATCGTTCAGGAATTGAATCTGTCCCGGCCAGCCAGTGGGAAGCGAGCAAAGCATTGAACTTTTCAACAGCGCAAACATGGCAGAAAGTCGTTTTGCCGCAAGCAATACCGCCGGTTATTCCGATGTTGGGGAATTACTTGATTGTGCTTTTTAAGGAAACGCCGTTGTTGTCCGGTATTTATGTGCTGGAAATGTTGGCCGTAGCCCAAATGATCGGTTCGGATACGTATCGTTTTCTTGAACCGGTCACGATTGTCGGCTTCTTATTCCTCGTGCTTAGTTATCCATCAGCACTGTTCATACGTTATTTGGAAAAACGATCGGGGCAGTTACCCGGAAGTTCTGAAAAGGGTGTGAAAACATGACAGAAGAAGTGGCGGAAGAAACGGCAAAAGTAGCTGGAGATGATAACGAAAGTGTGGTTGTCCGCTATAAAGAGGTCAAAAAAGCGTTTGGCGATACCGTCGTTTTGAACGATTTGAATCTCGATGTTAAACAAGGAGAAAAAGTTGCTTTAATCGGGCCTTCCGGCTCGGGGAAAACAACGATTATTCGCATGCTCATGACTTTGGAACAACCAACCGAAGGGACGATCGAAGTTGACGGGGAAATGCTTTGGCATAAAGAAGTGAATGGCGAGCTCATCCCCGCTGACGAAAAACATTTGCGTAAAGTCAGAGGAAAGATCGGCATGGTCTTTCAGCAATATAACCTTTTTCCACATATGACAATCATGCGCAATTGTACCGAAGCCCCCATTCATGTGCTTGGGATCAGTAAAGACGAAGCGAAAAAGAGAGCCCGGGAAATGTTGGATAAAGTAGGGCTTGGTGATAAAATCAATAACTACCCATCCCAATTGTCAGGCGGACAGCAACAGCGGGTAGCGATCGCCCGTTCCCTCGTCATGCAACCAAAGGTGATGCTTTTCGATGAAGTAACAGCCGCCCTTGACCCCGAACTTGTGGGAGAGGTCCTCGAAGTGCTTAAAAACATCGCTGCCGAAGGCGACACAACGATGATGATTATTACGCATGAGATGGAATTTGCCCGTGATGTGGCAGATCGCGTGCTATTTCTTGATAATGGTAAAATTGCTGAACACGGTCACCCCCGTGACGTACTCGTAAATCCGCAAAGTGAACGCTTGCAATCATTTTTGGGAAGGTTTAACGAAGGTTATTAATGGGAATCGATTCAGCATAGGTAGTGCTGAATCGTTTTTTTGAGGCATTAGAAAGGGGGAAGGCTTTTGATCGATTGGGTAAGAAAGAAAAATCCCCTCATTCACTGCATCACTAATGATGTCGTGACGAATTTCACGGCAAATGGGTTGTTGGCGGTTGGGGCTTCGCCTGTTATGACGGCGAATCATGAAGAAGTAGAAGAGATGGCACGAACAGCTGATGGTTTATTGTTAAATACGGGCACACTGACCCCCTATCAATATGAGGCGATGCGGCTCGCCGCACAGGCAGCGAATGAAAACCAAACCCCGATTGTTTTGGACCCTGTGGCGGTCGGGGCAACATCTTACCGCACTCGCGTTGTTCAGGCATTTTTAGAGGGCGTTCATGTAGCTGTCATTCGTGGAAACGGCGGAGAAATTGCCGCTCTTATTGGCATGCACGCGGATATGCATGGCGTAGAAGGAAAAAGTGATCAGCCGCCTGAAATGCTGGCAAAAGAGGCCGCTAACGTGTTAGGCACAGTGGTTTGTGTCACCGGTGAAAGAGACGCAGTGAGTGACGGGAAGCATACGTATCTCATAAAAAATGGACACGTGTGGCTTTCGCGCGTCGTTGGCACGGGGTGTTTGCTGGGAGCTATTATATCGGCTTATATCGCCGCGAAGGGAACCAACGTGGACCTATCACGATCAGCGACGGAGGCACTTGCCCAATATGGCCTCGCCGCTGAAGACGCATTCGCACGCTCGAAGGATGAAGGGATTGGCACCTTCCAACAGCGTTTTTTGGATTCCCTCGGCTGGATCAACGACGATCATTGCCATGGAAAAATCAACGTGCAACAAGTGTAGCTTGACACTCCCACAGCTAAAGCAATGGGATTCTAAAGTGCTATTACGTTCGCAATTTATTTCTGTTTTGAACGAGCCTTTAATTCAGAGGTGTGCCATCCCCTCGTCCTGTTTTGTTCTATGCACCTTTGGTGCATATGACCTTACAGGCGGTGTTGCTTTTACCACAACACTAGGTTTTAAGATGTTTTCTTTTTGTTTTTTGTTTCGGAAATACCCGAAATCGCTTTTGAAATGTTGATCACCGCATTCAGGTCTGCGTGTGTTGCGTACTCCCATTTCTTGCACCGGAACGTTGTTCCGTTACGGTTGTTTTTGGATTTATGTCCGCACTTACACGTCTGCGATGTGTCGTTTGGAACAACATATTCCACTACGATGCCTGCCATTTCAGCTTTATACTGGATAAACTGCTGCAATTGATAGGGAGACTACCGGTGAAGATGACGTCCTGCTTCTTTTTTAAGCAACAGCTCAAGCAACCAATTAGCGAACATTGTATTTGTTTCCGTCATTCAGAATAAAGCCGTACCCTCTTAAGGATACGGCTTTAAAACGTGATCATGAGTTTTTTTTGGATGAAAGGATGAACATGAGCAGTGTCATGGTGACGCTGCCGGCTACCAATATACCTGAGATTCCAAGAATGGCAATAAGTTCGAGTGCCATAAAATCCCTCTTTCCCTTATAGAGTTTGGAATTATTCCTCTATTCCACTTTCCACGCTTGATAAAACATGATAATTCAATATTTTTGAAATGATATGCCAAAAAACAAATAGTTATTCTTGTTTCAAGCAGATGCTCCCTGATAAAAAATGAAAAACGGGGCAGGATGAAAGATAAACGAGCTATTTCCGTTTTCAGTCCCTTATGAATGAAATTTATTCCCATATCGTGTATAT
The Salicibibacter kimchii DNA segment above includes these coding regions:
- the ehuD gene encoding ectoine/hydroxyectoine ABC transporter permease subunit EhuD produces the protein MTWDWEFAFEVFPEIISAIGITIGATVAAYLISLTLGLVLTLLRRSSFKPLSLLVAGIVEFIRMTPPLVQLFFVYFAFDMTPFVTGAIVLGVHYATYVSEVYRSGIESVPASQWEASKALNFSTAQTWQKVVLPQAIPPVIPMLGNYLIVLFKETPLLSGIYVLEMLAVAQMIGSDTYRFLEPVTIVGFLFLVLSYPSALFIRYLEKRSGQLPGSSEKGVKT
- the ehuA gene encoding ectoine/hydroxyectoine ABC transporter ATP-binding protein EhuA, which translates into the protein MTEEVAEETAKVAGDDNESVVVRYKEVKKAFGDTVVLNDLNLDVKQGEKVALIGPSGSGKTTIIRMLMTLEQPTEGTIEVDGEMLWHKEVNGELIPADEKHLRKVRGKIGMVFQQYNLFPHMTIMRNCTEAPIHVLGISKDEAKKRAREMLDKVGLGDKINNYPSQLSGGQQQRVAIARSLVMQPKVMLFDEVTAALDPELVGEVLEVLKNIAAEGDTTMMIITHEMEFARDVADRVLFLDNGKIAEHGHPRDVLVNPQSERLQSFLGRFNEGY
- the ehuB gene encoding ectoine/hydroxyectoine ABC transporter substrate-binding protein EhuB; this encodes MKKMGLIFALTGVGALMAACGGGETTVADLEENGIVQVGVANEEPYGYLDGETATGASTEIARAVFQNMGVEDVEATVTEFGNLIPSLNAGNYDVVTAGMDVQPERCENGSFGDVEYSYGEGMAVQSGNPMDLHSYEDIVEQDATVSVMSGANQLDMFEALGIDEDNIQYSDDIPGNIAALEAGDVDATVMTGATMNAAMDNADTDAIEQPENFTDPVIDGEEQVAYGAAVFRDDDEELREAYNESLQELKDSGEIAEIIAEFDFDEENVVTDEVTTEELCEG
- a CDS encoding GNAT family N-acetyltransferase codes for the protein MFKITLGENLFLHLIEMQHAQELHSVVDASRGHLRRWLPWVDAMKTVADFQPVIHAWLQQYADGRGFQAGIKKDGVLVGVIGLHDIDWMNRRTSLGYWLTEAYTGRGIMTKATQAVLAIVFNDYQLNRVQIQCGVTNYESQAIPKRLGFLFEGVVRDGEWLYDHYHDLVQYSLLREEWLRYISSGGR
- the thiM gene encoding hydroxyethylthiazole kinase; translation: MIDWVRKKNPLIHCITNDVVTNFTANGLLAVGASPVMTANHEEVEEMARTADGLLLNTGTLTPYQYEAMRLAAQAANENQTPIVLDPVAVGATSYRTRVVQAFLEGVHVAVIRGNGGEIAALIGMHADMHGVEGKSDQPPEMLAKEAANVLGTVVCVTGERDAVSDGKHTYLIKNGHVWLSRVVGTGCLLGAIISAYIAAKGTNVDLSRSATEALAQYGLAAEDAFARSKDEGIGTFQQRFLDSLGWINDDHCHGKINVQQV
- the ehuC gene encoding ectoine/hydroxyectoine ABC transporter permease subunit EhuC, coding for MFTNIGEFLPFILQGLSTTVQAFLFGAVLAYSIAIVAGLARTSKLVVVRVVATIFVELFRGTSLLVQMFFFAFVLPSLAPFTVSTFLAGGLALGFNYGAYASEVVRGAVLSVPEGQKEAAISLNMSKIQRMRLIILPQAFRIMLPGIGNNSIELLKGTSLVYFISLADMTYRADILRGANTALSDQIEIYTYLLLTYFVIALPLVLLTRWLEKQASKGVSTA